The following are from one region of the Pseudomonas putida genome:
- a CDS encoding OprD family porin translates to MSTLQPARQLLPGLLAMSCALPVFAADNGGFLEDAKATLNLRNFYINRNFVDPAHPQAKAEEWTQSFILDARSGFTQGTIGFGVDVLGLYSVKLDGGKGTTNTHLLPVHDDGRPADDFGRLGVALKAKLSETELKVGEWMPVLPILRSDDGRSLPQTFRGGQLTSKEIAGLTLYAGQFRGNSPRNDASMEDMSMNGKAAFTSDRFNFGGGEYTFNDKRTMIGLWNAQLKDIYRQQYLNLVHSQPLGDWTLGANLGYFIGKEDGAERAGELDNRTASAMLSARYQGHTFYVGLQKVSGDDAWMRVNGTSGGTLANDSYNSSFDNAKERSWQVRHDFNFATVGVPGLTLMNRYIKGDNVTAGGVDDGKEWARETELAYVVQSGSFKDLSVKWRNSTMRRDFSTNSFDENRLIVSYPLNLL, encoded by the coding sequence ATGAGCACTTTGCAACCCGCACGCCAGCTGCTGCCCGGCCTGTTGGCCATGTCCTGCGCACTCCCGGTGTTCGCCGCCGACAACGGCGGTTTTCTGGAAGATGCCAAGGCCACCCTCAACCTGCGCAACTTCTACATAAACCGCAACTTCGTCGACCCGGCCCATCCGCAGGCCAAAGCCGAGGAATGGACACAAAGCTTCATCCTCGACGCCCGCTCCGGCTTTACCCAGGGCACCATCGGTTTCGGCGTGGACGTACTGGGCCTGTATTCGGTCAAGCTCGATGGCGGCAAAGGCACCACCAATACCCACCTGCTGCCGGTGCACGACGATGGCCGCCCCGCCGATGACTTCGGCCGCCTGGGCGTGGCACTGAAAGCCAAGCTGTCCGAAACCGAGCTGAAAGTGGGCGAGTGGATGCCGGTACTGCCGATCCTGCGCTCGGACGATGGCCGCTCGCTGCCGCAGACCTTCCGCGGCGGTCAGCTGACCTCGAAGGAAATCGCCGGCCTGACCCTGTACGCCGGCCAATTCCGCGGCAACAGCCCGCGCAACGACGCCAGCATGGAAGACATGTCGATGAACGGCAAGGCAGCGTTCACCTCCGACCGTTTCAACTTTGGCGGCGGCGAATACACCTTCAACGACAAGCGCACCATGATCGGCCTGTGGAATGCCCAGCTCAAGGACATCTACCGCCAGCAGTACCTCAACCTGGTGCACAGCCAACCCTTGGGCGACTGGACCCTGGGCGCCAACCTGGGCTACTTCATCGGCAAGGAAGACGGCGCCGAACGCGCCGGCGAACTGGACAACCGCACCGCCTCGGCCATGCTCTCGGCACGCTACCAGGGCCACACCTTCTACGTCGGCCTGCAGAAGGTCAGCGGCGACGACGCCTGGATGCGGGTGAACGGCACCAGCGGCGGCACTCTGGCAAACGACAGCTACAACTCCAGCTTCGACAACGCCAAGGAACGCTCATGGCAGGTGCGCCATGACTTCAACTTCGCCACCGTCGGCGTGCCAGGCCTGACCCTGATGAACCGCTACATCAAGGGTGACAACGTCACCGCTGGGGGGGTGGACGATGGCAAGGAATGGGCACGGGAAACCGAGTTGGCCTATGTGGTGCAGTCGGGCAGCTTCAAGGACCTGTCGGTGAAGTGGCGCAACTCCACCATGCGCCGCGACTTCAGCACCAACTCGTTCGATGAGAACCGGTTGATCGTGAGTTATCCGCTGAATCTGCTTTGA
- a CDS encoding LysR family transcriptional regulator, which translates to MDLRQLRYFIALTEYRSFVRAAEAMGITQPAFSRAIQSLEHSFGCPLVDRASKALLPTPEGLVVLQHARRLVQGAAQLSNEVLQMTKLDAGELHFGSGPALAVRLVPDALRHFIERHPGIRTSLLVDNAERLGQALRREQIEFFVDDIRPFEADPNFHTEPLSPRPGLFFCRPGHPLLAKDSLSTNDLFSYPLASALLAPGVRKRLANLSGRSDFTPHLQTEHLAVLRSVVQASDAIGTASEEAVAEDLASGRLVRLHWRNLPPALEVLSVRCGVVSRSGYRLSPAARAMIETLVGLDMPVRAAAIR; encoded by the coding sequence ATGGACCTCCGTCAGCTGCGTTACTTCATCGCCCTCACCGAATACCGCAGCTTCGTCCGTGCCGCCGAGGCCATGGGCATTACCCAGCCCGCCTTCAGCCGAGCCATCCAGAGCCTGGAACACAGCTTCGGTTGCCCCCTGGTCGACCGCGCCAGCAAAGCCCTGCTGCCCACCCCCGAAGGGCTGGTGGTGCTGCAACATGCTCGCCGCCTGGTACAAGGTGCCGCACAGCTGAGCAACGAAGTGCTGCAAATGACCAAGCTCGACGCCGGCGAGCTGCATTTCGGCAGCGGCCCTGCGCTGGCCGTACGCCTGGTGCCCGATGCCCTGCGCCACTTCATCGAACGCCACCCGGGCATCCGCACCTCGCTGCTGGTGGACAACGCCGAACGCCTGGGCCAGGCCCTGCGCCGCGAGCAGATCGAGTTTTTCGTCGACGACATCCGCCCGTTCGAAGCCGACCCCAACTTCCACACCGAACCCCTGTCACCACGCCCCGGCCTGTTCTTCTGCCGCCCGGGGCACCCGTTGCTGGCCAAGGACAGCTTGTCGACCAACGACCTGTTCAGTTACCCGCTGGCCAGCGCCCTGCTCGCCCCTGGGGTGCGCAAGCGCCTGGCCAACCTGAGCGGGCGCAGCGATTTCACCCCGCACCTGCAAACCGAGCACCTGGCCGTGCTGCGTAGCGTGGTGCAGGCCAGCGATGCGATTGGCACCGCCAGCGAGGAAGCCGTGGCCGAAGACCTGGCCAGCGGCCGCCTGGTGCGCCTGCACTGGCGCAACCTGCCACCGGCGCTGGAAGTGCTGAGCGTGCGCTGTGGCGTGGTCAGCCGCAGCGGTTACCGACTGTCGCCGGCGGCGCGGGCGATGATCGAGACGCTGGTGGGGCTGGATATGCCAGTTCGGGCTGCTGCCATTCGCTGA
- a CDS encoding DUF962 domain-containing protein encodes MKTLVDHLSQYASYHRDPRNIATHFIGIPMIVLAVTILLSRPGWDVAGLWLSPALLAAAASVWFYLRLDLRFGLVMGLLLGLCLWVGQVLAMQTTGLWLGAGLGAFVVGWIIQFVGHYYEGRKPAFVDDVSGLIIGPLFVVAEAAFMLGLCPALKRDVESSAGPVAMRQKNATL; translated from the coding sequence ATGAAAACCCTCGTCGACCACCTGAGCCAATACGCCAGCTACCACCGCGACCCACGCAACATCGCCACCCACTTCATCGGCATCCCCATGATCGTGCTGGCGGTCACCATCCTGCTGTCGCGCCCTGGCTGGGACGTGGCCGGCCTGTGGCTGTCCCCTGCCCTGCTGGCAGCGGCCGCCTCGGTATGGTTCTACCTGCGTCTGGACCTGCGTTTCGGCCTGGTGATGGGGTTGTTGCTGGGGCTGTGCCTGTGGGTCGGCCAGGTGCTGGCCATGCAGACGACAGGGCTATGGCTAGGCGCTGGCCTGGGAGCGTTCGTGGTGGGCTGGATCATCCAGTTCGTCGGCCATTATTACGAGGGCCGCAAGCCGGCGTTTGTAGACGATGTCAGCGGCCTGATCATCGGGCCGTTGTTCGTGGTGGCAGAAGCGGCGTTCATGTTGGGCCTGTGCCCGGCCCTCAAGCGCGATGTGGAAAGCAGCGCCGGCCCGGTGGCCATGCGGCAGAAGAATGCGACCCTGTAA
- the pcaD gene encoding 3-oxoadipate enol-lactonase, protein MWQLADGVLNYQIDGPENAPVLVLSNSLGTDLGMWDTQIPLWSQHFRVLRYDTRGHGGSLVTEGPYSIEQLGRDVLALLDGLDIAKAHFVGLSMGGLIGQWLGIHAGERLHSLTLCNTAAKIANDEVWNTRIDTVLKGGQQAMVDLRDASIARWFTPGFAQAQPAQAQRICQMLAQTSPQGYAGNCAAVRDADYREQLGRIQVPALIVAGTEDVVTTPEHGRFMQAGIAGAEYVDFPAAHLSNVEIGEAFSRRVLDFLLAH, encoded by the coding sequence ATTTGGCAACTGGCCGATGGCGTTTTGAATTACCAGATCGATGGCCCGGAAAACGCCCCGGTGCTGGTCCTGTCCAACTCGCTCGGTACCGACCTGGGCATGTGGGACACGCAGATTCCACTGTGGAGCCAGCATTTCCGTGTGCTGCGCTATGACACACGTGGCCACGGTGGGTCGCTGGTCACTGAAGGCCCTTACAGCATCGAACAGCTGGGCCGTGACGTGCTGGCCCTGCTCGATGGGCTGGATATCGCCAAGGCGCACTTCGTCGGCCTGTCGATGGGTGGCCTCATCGGCCAGTGGCTGGGCATCCATGCCGGCGAGCGCCTGCACAGCCTGACCCTGTGCAACACCGCCGCCAAGATTGCCAACGACGAGGTGTGGAACACCCGTATCGACACCGTGCTCAAAGGCGGCCAGCAGGCCATGGTCGACTTGCGCGATGCTTCCATTGCCCGCTGGTTCACCCCGGGCTTCGCCCAGGCCCAGCCAGCGCAGGCCCAGCGCATCTGCCAGATGCTGGCGCAAACCAGCCCGCAAGGTTATGCCGGCAACTGCGCGGCTGTGCGTGATGCCGATTACCGCGAGCAACTGGGCCGCATCCAGGTGCCGGCGCTGATTGTTGCCGGTACCGAGGACGTGGTCACCACCCCGGAGCACGGCCGCTTCATGCAGGCCGGTATCGCGGGTGCCGAGTACGTCGACTTCCCGGCGGCGCACCTGTCCAACGTCGAAATCGGCGAGGCGTTCAGCCGCCGCGTGCTCGACTTCCTGCTGGCTCACTGA